A stretch of DNA from Dokdonia sp. PRO95:
CGTGAGTTTGATCGCTACTATAATTGTTTCGACGATTTTATATGTAGGTGCTGCTTATTTTAATACCCAGATTTTTGGCGATGGGGTACAGTACACATATGTGTTTAAATGGCTGGCAATAGCACTACCGTTTATAACCCTTAACGGAATTTTGCTAGCTGTTATTAATGGACAGTCGGCCTATAAGAAGGTGGTGAAGATTCAAATCTTTTCTAACCTGATAGGTCTTGCCATAACCATCTTAGGCATCATATACTATGGGGTACAAGGAGCACTAGTTGCGCTAGTTGTCAGTCCAGCGGTGATACTAGTGATTACCCTAGTTGCTTTAGGAAAAGAAGGTAGCGTATTGAAAAATGTCTCATTCTCAAAATTTGACACAGGCGCTCTGCGTAAACTAGGGTCTTACACGCTTATGGCCTTATTCTCTATGATTGTGTTACCGCTTGTATATATCGCGATACGCCGAGAGATAGGAGAGGGAGCTGGTTACTGGGATGCTATGACGCGCGTGTCAGACTACTATTTTAAGTTTGTAGCGACATTAATGACCCTATATATTTTGCCTCAATTATCAAAAGCCACCACAAGCAGTGCTTTTAGAAAAGAGATTTTTGGGTTTTACAAAACCATCTTGCCCCTATTTGGGCTCGGGTTGTTGCTTATTTATTTTTTGCGTTCATTTATAGTTCAGTTATTATTTACTGAAGATTTTATGCCTATGACCTCATTGTTTAAATGGCAGTTGCTAGGAGATTTTTTTAAGGTTGCCTC
This window harbors:
- a CDS encoding O-antigen translocase; its protein translation is MLGKLRSGIANNLLLKITSFNAISVGLQILGGLITSKLIAIYLGERGMALLGYLRNFMTTTQAAGNLGLSNGIVKYVATGDEERHPLSKLLSTAVIVSLIATIIVSTILYVGAAYFNTQIFGDGVQYTYVFKWLAIALPFITLNGILLAVINGQSAYKKVVKIQIFSNLIGLAITILGIIYYGVQGALVALVVSPAVILVITLVALGKEGSVLKNVSFSKFDTGALRKLGSYTLMALFSMIVLPLVYIAIRREIGEGAGYWDAMTRVSDYYFKFVATLMTLYILPQLSKATTSSAFRKEIFGFYKTILPLFGLGLLLIYFLRSFIVQLLFTEDFMPMTSLFKWQLLGDFFKVASLVIGYQIIAKNNLKLFLITEVISLVIIYTSGIYFVQNFGAEGATMGHCLSYFMHLLVLLFIFREPLFTKTNE